GAGCGCCCGTGCTGCTTCCGGAACTGCTACCTGTCCAACTCCCATCAGCAGTGCGGCAACAGGTCCGACCAACATCTCCGCACCGCGAATGGCGCCGGCTGCAGCCAGGCCGCCACTGGCAGCGACGATCAGCGTCCGCACCTGGCCGCCGGCACCCAGAACGACGTTCTCGACCAGGAACCGCGGTCCGAGATCGCTGTGCTTGCGCAGCCACCCCAGCGCAGCCGCCGGACGGGGCATGACTCCTGCCTGCCGGATCCCGTAGATCCCTGCCAGAGCGGCCGTGCCGCCAAAGGCCAGCAGGGCCGCGGTAATACCGAAGTCCAGGAAGCGACCGACGAACAGAGCGGTCAGCATCAGGACCGTCCACACGGCGTCGTTGACGAACGTCTTCGCACCTTCGCCAGCAGCGAAGAACGCGGACCGCCAGCTGTCCTGCAGTGTCAGTCCTGGTAGCACGATGCCAAGAGCAACGAACGCGGCACCGGCCTCGGAGCCTGGTGTCTGCTGCTTGAGCAGTAGTCCGATCAGTACGCAGAGCAGCCCGCCCACGACACCGACCAGCAACGCCACACCGCTGGACGCCGCGACCGCCTCATGTCGGCTGTCCTTGCCGCTGACGCTGTAGCGCACCATGAGCGCATCGGTCGACAGCGCACGTGAACAGTTCAGTGCGACCGAGTACGCGAGGAACGCCAGACCCAGTGCTCCCAGACCGGTTGCTCCGAGCAGCCGTGCGACGAACACACCGAGCAGGAAGTTGCCCAGGCTGGACACTGCCTGGTCAGCGATCCCCCAGCCCAGCCGGCCGGCTACTTGTCGTCGCAGCGTTCCGCGATGACCTCCTGTGTGCCGCCCGGTCATCGCCGCGACCTGGTGCCCTGGCTGAACAGTGCGGCGGTCAGGTCCCTGAACTGCTCGTCGAGACGCGCGCGGCAGTCATCGGACCGTTCGCCAAGCGTCTTGACGATAGTGTCCTCGTCGGCTTCGAGTGCGGCAACCTGCTCGACCAGACGCTCCACCTCGAGGGCTTTGACGTCCTGTACGAAGTCAGCGAGGCCCATTTGAGCCATCAGTGCGTCGTGCTTGCCGCCGTAGCTCAGTGCAAGCGTTGGACGACCAACGGTCAGTCCGGCGACTACACAGTGGTAGCGCAGGGCAACGACCGTCTGCACTGATGCGACCCGCTGCATGAGCTCTTCGAACGACGTGAACGGCTGGTAGCTCACAGGTGGTTCGCCCGGCCCGGTCCAGTACGTCCTGGCGTCCGCCACGATGCTGTCGGCAACTCCCTCGTCCAGCCGGTCACCGATCAGCAGCCGTACGCTGCGACCGGACTCGACCAGTAGCCGGACGAACTGCTTCATCTGGTCGACGTAGCGGGCGTGGATCTCGTCCGCCCGGCCCCGGTCGCTGGGCGAGCCGTAGTAGGACATCACGCCGACTCCAACCGATTTCGGTTCAGGCAGTGGGTCCGACGGCACAGGCAGGCCGAAAGCCAGGTCGGCGTACGCCTTGTCCTGTGCTGCAGCCACACCGGTCTCACGGCCGACACCGAGTGAGTACTCGTCGCGGAACGACCTGTAGTCGACGACGCGCGCTGCAGTACGCAGTAGGACGCGGATGGCGCGTTCGCGTACACGGGAACCACCTACGCAGACCAGGCCGGTCCGGACGCCGAACAGCTGGCCGGACAGCGCCATCACCAGCATGCTGTACGGGAGCTCCCACGGTCGCTCCGGCAGCGTCGCTTCTAGTACGCCGGCGCCGGGGATCATCACCACGTCGTGCTGCCGCACCCACCGCGCCGTACGCCAGGTGTCGATCAGTGCGGCCGGTGGGATGCGCAGCAGCGTCAGGGCCTTCTGGGCCAGCCGGGACCGTGCGGGCTTGCGTGACTGCATCCAGTGCAGTTGGACGGCCGGTACGCCGTACCGCTCGGTGATCTCCTCCGGACCCTCGCACATGAAGTCGAGTACCGCCTGCGGCTGTTCGTTGCGCAGGTACTCCAGGACGGTGTCGAGCATCGCGTCGTTGCCGATGTTGCCACCACCAAGGCGGCCGTACAGACCGACCTTCATCGGTGGCCGTCCGATCCGGCTACCAGCGCCTGTACGGACAGGGCGTCCACTGCACCGAAGTACTGGATCGGTGCCGGCTTGGACTGACCCGGCAACCGGCGAGTGACCCGACTGGTCAGCCAGCGGCGGATCTGCCGGTTGCACTCGCTCCGCTGCGCCGCTGTCAGCGGAGCACGCCGTACGGCGGCGAAGTAGCCGAGGATGTACTCCGCAACCAGCCGCACCGGCGGATGCACCAGCTTGTTGGCCCGCTTCGGGTCCAGGTTGCGTGACCAGCTGCTGATCGTCGGGTTGGCCTGTAGTGCGCGGCCGTCGTGGTGCCGGCGGAAGTACAACCACTCCGGCACCTGCAGGAACCGGCCGTGCAGCGCGACCTCGGCCATGAACACCTGATCGGCGTGGTAGAAGCTGTTGTGTGGCTTGACCGCACGCAGTACATCCGCACGCATAACGCCGTAGAAGTCGTCCGCCTGGATCGCGCCGGGCAGGTCACCGTCGAACAGCATGCTGCGCAGCCTCTCGGCCGGCTCCGACGCATCGGTGTGCAGCGGGTACTCCAGCGCCTGGATGACCTTGTTGTCACCGTCGATCGCAGCTGTGTAGGTGTGCGCGAGGATCGCGTCCGGGTGCTGGTCCAGCAGCTCCACACAGCGCGCTACCAGGTCACGGCCCCACAGGTCGTCACCGGACGCCCACTTGAACAGCTCGCCCCGGCTCTTCCGGAACACGAAGTCGTGGTGCGGCGCTGCACCGATGTTGCGTTCCTGCCGATAGAACGTGATCCGGCGGTCCTTGGCCGCGTACGCACGGCAGATATCGTCGGTGCGATCCGTGGACGCGTTGCTGGACAGGATCAGCTCGAAGTCGGTGAACGTCTGGCCGAGTACCGCGTCCAGGGACTGTTCCAGGTAGTCCGCACCGTTGTAGACCGGCAGACCGATGCTGAGTCGCGGCTGTGTCATGTTGGACTCCCAACTGAGGCTGGCGTGGTACGGCCGGTCCGGTGCACCGGACCGACGAAGCGAGGCGAGGCAGCGACAACGAGGAGCGGTACGGCGAGCAACGCACCGCCCGCGACGTCCGTGAACCAGTGCATCGACAGCAACAGCAGCGAGAAGCCCATCGTCAGTCCGGCCAGTGCGACGAGCGCCCAGGCCCAGACCGGCGGGTGCTGGCGCCACACCAGCAGCACACCGCCCAGACAGACCAGCAGAATCACCATGTGACCGGACGGGAACGATCCACTCAGCGTTCCGACGTCACCGTGCGGATCAGCTCGTCCAATGAGTGCCTTGGCTACCTGTGTCACCAGTGCGCCGGTCAGTGCGAGAGCAGCTACGTACACCAGTGGCCGCCAGCTAGTTCTTAGTACAGCGGCCAGCGCACCGGACACCGCGAGCACGGCCAGGGAGACACGTGGCGCCGCGCCGTCGACCACGTTGCCGAAGACCAGCTGCCACGGTCCCCACACGTCATCCGGGCGGAACACCTGCCGGAGGTCCTGGTCGAGCGCATCGACCTGGCCGGCCGAGGCGATCACGGCAAGCACCAGGAAGGCCACCGAACTGGCCACTGCCAGCAGCTGGACCCACGTCACTCCGCTGCGCTGCATCTCGTCCCTTCAGACGTACGTACGGAACACCGGCTTGACCGGGCGGCCCTGCAGGAACGCAGCCACGTCCTGCGCGTCCAGTGCCTGCCGGTAGACCTTGCAGGCGTTGCCGACCACTTCGACCGTTCGATCGATGTCGGCGTCAGTCAGCGCGCTGCTGACCACGAAGGACGGACCGATGACGCCGCCGAGGATCAGTTCGCGGAGGAACAGCGTTCGGTACGGCTGCGACGGTGCGAGCTGCTCGTCCAGCGTCGCGAACACCAGGTTGCTGGCTCGTCCGCGTACGACCACGTGGTCCTGCACTCCGGCAGCAGCCGCGACCGCGCGTACACCAGCCGCGAGTTTGTCGCCGATGACATGCAGACGTTCCGCGATGCCCTCCTCGGCATAGACGTCCATCACCGCGATCGCCGCCGCGAGCGAGTGCGTCTCGGCGCCGTGCGTGGTGGACAGCAGGAACACCCGCTCCCGGCTGTCACGCAGACCGCCGCGTTCCAGGTACTCACGTTTGCCCGCCAGCGCTGACACCGCGAAGCCGTTGCCGAGCGCCTTGCCGAAGGTGGAGAGGTCGGGCGTCACGCCGTACAGGCCCTGGGCGCCGGAGGCGGAGAAGCGGAAACCGCTGATCATCTCGTCGAAGATCAGCAGCGCGCCGTACCGGTGCGCCAGGTCGCGCAGGCCCGCCAGGTAGCCGGCCGGCGGGTCGTGCTGGGTGGCCGCTTCCAGAATCAGGCAGGCGATCTCGCCGTCGTGGCGCTGGAACAGCTCCTCGGCGGCGGTCAGGTCGCCGTACGGGAAGCCGACGGTGAGGCCGCTGATCTCGGCCGGGATGCCGGCCGCCATCGGGGTCCGGGCGATGAACCAGTCGTCGATCGAGAAGAACGCCTGGTCGCTGCAGAGCGCGACCAGCCGCCGGCCGGTGACCGCGCGGGCCAGCTTGACCGCGGCCGTGGTCGCGTCCGAGCCGTTCTTGGCGAACTTCACCATCTCCGCGGTCGGCACCGCCGTGAGGAACCGCTCGGCCGCCTCCAGTTCGACGATGCTGGGCCGGACGAAGTTGCTGCCACGGTCCAGCTCGCGCCGCACCGCCTCCAGTACCTTCGGGTACCGGTGGCCGAGACTGACCGCGCGCAGCCCGGCGCCGTACTCGATGTACTCGTTGCCGTCCACGTCCCACACATGCGCGCCGTCGCCCCGGTCGATCACCGGCGCCAGGTCCTCGGGGTACTGGTCGTCGCCCTTGGCGTACGTGTGCGCGCCGCCGGGGATCACGTCGTGCAGCCGCTTGTTGGCGGCGACGGACTTCTCGAAGGACTTGGTCAGGTGAGCCTTGGTCACGTCAGCCTTGGTCACGTCAGCCTTGGTCACGTCAGCCTTGGTCACGTCAGCCTTGGTCACGTCAGCCTTGGTCACGTCAGCGTTGGTCAGGTGAGCGTTGGTCATGTGAGCCTCGCGGTTGCCAGAGCGAACGTGGAGGCCGCCTTGTCCCGCTCCGACATCAGCGTGATCGGGAGCGGCCACGGGATGTCCAGGTCGGGGTCGTCGAACCGGATCGCCACGTCCTCGGACGGGTCGTGCGCACGGTCGATCCGGTACGAGACGTCAGCCGGGTCGGTGAGCGCCTGGAACCCGTGTGCACAGCCAGCCGGCACGTACACCGTCACCTGGTTGTCACCAGTCAGCTCGAACGTCTCCCGGTTCCGGTACGTCGGCGATGCGGGGCGCAGGTCGACGACTACGTCGAACACCGCGCCGTACGAGCAGCGGACCAGCTTTGCCTCGCCCTGGCCGGACCGGGTGTGCATGCCACGAACGACGCCCTGCCGGGACCTGGAGATGCTGTCCTGCACGAACGCATCCGGGTCGAGTCCTGCCTTGGCGACCACGTCCCGGTCGAACGTACGCGAGAAGAACCCGCGCTCGTCCCGGTGCGGCGTCGGGCGGAACAGCAGCGCACCGGCGATCCCAGGTACCTCTACGACCTCCATCAGAACCCCCGCTCGTGTGGCTCGGGCAGTGGGACCAAGTACGTGGCTCCCCAGCCGCCGTCCGCTTCCAGCTGGGCAACTACCTCGTCGGCGATGTCCCAGGTGAGTACGAGCACGACATCCGGTTGTGCAGCTGTCAGGTCCGCTACTGGCCGGATCGGGACCATGCAGCCGCCGGGGATACGGCGTCCGTGCTTACCCGGGGCTATGTCTACAGTGAACGGCAGCAGGTCGGTTGTGACCTTGCTGAGGTCCAGTAGTACGGGTGCCTTGGAGGGAGCTCCGTACGCGAGCACTGTGCGGCCGGCGTCCTTGTGGCGGGTCAGCTCGGCGTGCAGCGCGTCAGCGGCGTGCCAGGCGGCTTCCTGGAGACTGCCTAGCTGTACCTCGTCGGCGATGCCTGCTGCGTCTTCGTCAGCGAGTACTACGTCGACAGATGCGTCTGGTTCGGCATCGGCGGTGTGGCGGAGCATCACCATCAAGCTGCCGCCGTACATCTCCACCTGCTTGACTGACTCGACGGCCAGGCCGTGCAGCGCCGCGACGTTGCGCAGTGCGCGCAGCGAGACGTACGCCCAGTGCCCGTGCCGGATCGTGTCGAATTGGTTGCCGATGAACAGCGGGAGCAGGTGGTGGAACTCCATCACCAGTAGACCGCCTGGCGCCAGTCGTTCCGCCCTGAGCTTCAGCATGTCGCCGTACTGGGGCTCGTGCACTATGCCGTGTACGTCTATGACCAGGTCGGCCTGCTGACCTACTGCGGCCAGCTGTGAGCCGGCAGCGGACAGGTGGCCGAGCCAGGAGCCGCCGTGGTGGCTGGCGAACTCGCAGACCACCTTGCCGGCGAGCTCCGGGTAGTCGCGGAGGATCTCCTTCACCGAAGCCTCAGCGTGGGCGAGGCTGGTCGCGGACTCGACTGCCAGCGGTTCTTCCGGCAGCTGGGCTTCTACCGGACCTAGCTGGACCAGAGTGCAGTCGCGGCACAGCCACAGCTCCAACGGCCAGCGCGGATCGGGTCCTGGGGTCTCGGCTGCCGGGAAGTAGTCGGCACACGGCTGCGCACCCAGGTCAACGACCAGTACGACGTTCTCCCCCGAACAGCCACGACAGTTGAAGCTCACTGGTTCCCCCTGATCACCATGTCAGCGTTGCTTTGGCGGTGGTGAACGCCTCGGCGTACCGTGCCCGGCACTCCATGCCGCGCATCCTGGCCAGCCCGGCGAACACCTCTTCGTCGAACCAGTCGTGCGGGACCTGCGACGGGTACGCCTTGTGCAGCAGTGCGATCTTGTCCCGCAACTGCTCCTCGGTCAGTTCGACGTACAGGAACGGGCGGCTGAGGTCGCCGTCCCACTTGGGGATCTCGTAGTGCAGGACCAGGTGGTCCCGCCACACCGTCGGTGCCAGTTCGGCGATCAGCCGGTGGTCCTGATGCGCGTCGGTGCGGCTCGGCGCGAGTACCAGGTCGGGGCGGCGGCTTCCGCGGGCGGTTGCCTCCAGCAACTCCTTGGTCTGGTTCCAGTACGCCGGCAGGCGTCCGTCCGGGAGCTCGGCCGAGGTCACCGTCACCTCGCAGTCCGGCAGGAACAACTCGGCTGCCCGGCGGGCCTCGTCAAGCCGCAACGGAGTACCGGTCGCGATCACGAACTCGGCGGTCAACTCCGGTACGGACTCGGCCAGCTTCAGCAGCGTGCCGCCGCAACCGATCTCGATGTCGTCCGGATGCGCGCCGAGCGCGACCAGATGAACGGGCCCGTCGATCAGGCCGAGCTGAAACGGCAACATCAGATCGCCACCACCACGGGACCATCCGACTCCGGCGTTTTGTTGACAATCCGATTGTCGTGGTGCGGACTGTCGGCAACCTGATGGTGATTGTCCGGCGGATCGCCGCGATGCCGGTTGTCATGGCTCCACAGTGCCCACGGCTTCTTGCCGGACCGGTACAGGTCCTCCAGCTGGCTGCGTTCCTTCAGCGTGTCCATCGGCGCCCAGAACCCGTGGTGCGGGATCGCCTCCAGCTTTCCCATCGCCGACAACCGCGGGAACGCGTCGCCGACCAGGTCCTCGTCCTCGTGCAGTACGTCGAAGATGTCCTTCTTGATCACGAAGTAACCGCCGTTGATCCACACGTTCAGGTCCGCCGCCGACCGCAGCCCGGTGACCCGCGAATCGGTCCCGAACTCGACCACGTGGAACGACGCCTGCGGCGGCACCGCGAGCAGACTGGCGGTGATGTCACTGGTCATCACATGGTCGACAATCCGATCCATCGGCGCGTCGGTCAGTACGTCGCCGTAGTTCGCCAGGAACGCGTCGTCGTCCTCCAGATACGGCCGGACCCGGCGCAACCGCTCACCGATGCTGGTGTCGATCCCGGTGTCGACGAAGGTGATCTTCCACTCGCTGATGTCGGAGTCGAGCAGTTCGATCCGCTGCCCGCCCTTCGTCATCACGAAGTCGTTCGACACCGTTTCCTCGTAGCGCAGGAAGTACTCCTTCACCGCGGAGCCGCCGAAGCCCAGGCAGAGGATGAACTCGGTGTGGCCGAAGTGCGCGTAGTACCGCATCACGTGCCACAGGACCGGCCGGTCGCCGATCGTCATCATCGGTTTCGGCGCGGAGTCCACCCCGCTGCGCATCCGCAGCCCGTACCCCCCGCAGAAGATCACGACCTTCATCTGACTTTCCTTCCCCCCAACGCGTTCAGATCACTTCGAGGCGTGGGATCGGGACCACGAACTTCGCGCCCCACTCCCGGGCGTACCCGAGCTGATGGACGATCTCCGCGCGCAGGTTCCACGGCAGGATCACGATGTAGTCGGGCCGCGTCTCGGCCAGCCGCTCCGGCGCGAAGATCGGGATGTGCGTACCGGGCAGGTACATCCCGTGCTTGTGCGGGCTGCGATCCACCGTGTACGGCAGCAGGTCCTCGCGGATGCCGCAGTGGTTCAGCAGCGTGTTGCCCTTCCCGGGCGCGCCGTATCCGGCGACCGACTTGCCGGACCGGGCCGCCTCGACCAGGAAGGTGACCAGCTCCGCCTTGATCGCGAAGACCTCCGCGGCGAAACCGGCGTGGCCCTCGACCGAGTGCAGGCCGGCGTCCGCCTCGTCCTGCAGCACTTTGCCGACAATCTCGGTCGGCGCGCCGGCGGTCTCGATCGGCGTACTGAAGACCCGCAACGATCCACCGTGGCTCTGCAGTTCCTGAACGTCGACAATCTGCAATCCGGCCTTCTCCAGCGCCAGCCCGGCCGTCTTCAGCGTCAGGTACGAGTAGTGCTCGTGGTAGATCGTGTCGTACTGGCGGTTCTCGATCAGCCGCAGCAGGTGCGGGAACTCCAGTGACACCAGGCCGTCGTCCTTCACCAGCGCCCGCAGGCCCTTCGCGAAGTCGACGATGTCCGGGACGTGCGCGAACACATTGTTGCCGACGACAAGGTCCGCCTTGCCGTGCCGGCTCGCCGCGTCCGTACCGGTCGCCTCGCCGAGGAAGTAGCTCTCGGTCCGGATGCCCTTGTGGTTGGCGATTTCGGCGATGTTCGCGGCCGGCTCGATCCCGAGTACCGGGATGCCGAGGGCGGTTGCGTGCTGCAACAAGTACCCGTCGTTGCTCGCGGCCTCGACGATCAGGCTCTCCGCGCCCAGGTCCAGCCGCTCCTGCATGTCCACGACGAACCGGCGGGCGTGCTCTACCCAGCTGGTCGAGTAGGAGGAGAAGTACAGGTAGTCGCTGAACACGTCGTCCGCCGCGACGTACGCGGGGAGCTGGACGAGCAGGCAGTTGTCACAGATCCGGACGTGCAGCGGGTAGAACGTCTCGCCGGAGTCCAGCTGGTCGGCTCGCAGATAGCTCTCGCACGGCGGCGACATGCCCAGGTCGACAAACGTCCGCGTCAACACCGCACCACAAAGCCGGCAACCAACCGAATCCACCACATCCACCACATCCACCACCTCGGCCTCCGCCACATCCGCCACGGGCACATCGGTCGCTGACACATCGGTCACCGGTGCATCCGCCAGGCGCACATCGGTCGCCGGTGCAGTTCCTTCGGCCATCACTGGAGCTCCTTCGGGCCGGGGAACTGTGCTTCGGTCTGGCGGCGTAGCTGTCCATCGACCAGCCCCGCACCCAGCAACTGCTGAATGCGCCGCAACCGGACGAACTGCGCGGAGTTGAAGTCATCCAGCGTCAACCCGTGCCGCCGGTACGCGTCGCGCAGCTCGTCGACACCGGTACGAACCGTCCACTCCAGCTTGAGTTCCGGGAACGTGTCGTTCAGCTTGCTGAAGTCGACCTTGTAGTTGCGCAGATCCGGACCGGCATTGTCTGCAATCGACAACGTCGACCCAGGCA
The genomic region above belongs to Kribbella solani and contains:
- a CDS encoding methyltransferase C-terminal domain-containing protein, whose amino-acid sequence is MSFNCRGCSGENVVLVVDLGAQPCADYFPAAETPGPDPRWPLELWLCRDCTLVQLGPVEAQLPEEPLAVESATSLAHAEASVKEILRDYPELAGKVVCEFASHHGGSWLGHLSAAGSQLAAVGQQADLVIDVHGIVHEPQYGDMLKLRAERLAPGGLLVMEFHHLLPLFIGNQFDTIRHGHWAYVSLRALRNVAALHGLAVESVKQVEMYGGSLMVMLRHTADAEPDASVDVVLADEDAAGIADEVQLGSLQEAAWHAADALHAELTRHKDAGRTVLAYGAPSKAPVLLDLSKVTTDLLPFTVDIAPGKHGRRIPGGCMVPIRPVADLTAAQPDVVLVLTWDIADEVVAQLEADGGWGATYLVPLPEPHERGF
- a CDS encoding glycosyltransferase family 2 protein codes for the protein MTQPRLSIGLPVYNGADYLEQSLDAVLGQTFTDFELILSSNASTDRTDDICRAYAAKDRRITFYRQERNIGAAPHHDFVFRKSRGELFKWASGDDLWGRDLVARCVELLDQHPDAILAHTYTAAIDGDNKVIQALEYPLHTDASEPAERLRSMLFDGDLPGAIQADDFYGVMRADVLRAVKPHNSFYHADQVFMAEVALHGRFLQVPEWLYFRRHHDGRALQANPTISSWSRNLDPKRANKLVHPPVRLVAEYILGYFAAVRRAPLTAAQRSECNRQIRRWLTSRVTRRLPGQSKPAPIQYFGAVDALSVQALVAGSDGHR
- a CDS encoding phosphatase PAP2 family protein, with the protein product MTWVQLLAVASSVAFLVLAVIASAGQVDALDQDLRQVFRPDDVWGPWQLVFGNVVDGAAPRVSLAVLAVSGALAAVLRTSWRPLVYVAALALTGALVTQVAKALIGRADPHGDVGTLSGSFPSGHMVILLVCLGGVLLVWRQHPPVWAWALVALAGLTMGFSLLLLSMHWFTDVAGGALLAVPLLVVAASPRFVGPVHRTGRTTPASVGSPT
- a CDS encoding glucose-1-phosphate cytidylyltransferase, with product MKVVIFCGGYGLRMRSGVDSAPKPMMTIGDRPVLWHVMRYYAHFGHTEFILCLGFGGSAVKEYFLRYEETVSNDFVMTKGGQRIELLDSDISEWKITFVDTGIDTSIGERLRRVRPYLEDDDAFLANYGDVLTDAPMDRIVDHVMTSDITASLLAVPPQASFHVVEFGTDSRVTGLRSAADLNVWINGGYFVIKKDIFDVLHEDEDLVGDAFPRLSAMGKLEAIPHHGFWAPMDTLKERSQLEDLYRSGKKPWALWSHDNRHRGDPPDNHHQVADSPHHDNRIVNKTPESDGPVVVAI
- a CDS encoding glutamate-1-semialdehyde 2,1-aminomutase encodes the protein MTNAHLTNADVTKADVTKADVTKADVTKADVTKADVTKAHLTKSFEKSVAANKRLHDVIPGGAHTYAKGDDQYPEDLAPVIDRGDGAHVWDVDGNEYIEYGAGLRAVSLGHRYPKVLEAVRRELDRGSNFVRPSIVELEAAERFLTAVPTAEMVKFAKNGSDATTAAVKLARAVTGRRLVALCSDQAFFSIDDWFIARTPMAAGIPAEISGLTVGFPYGDLTAAEELFQRHDGEIACLILEAATQHDPPAGYLAGLRDLAHRYGALLIFDEMISGFRFSASGAQGLYGVTPDLSTFGKALGNGFAVSALAGKREYLERGGLRDSRERVFLLSTTHGAETHSLAAAIAVMDVYAEEGIAERLHVIGDKLAAGVRAVAAAAGVQDHVVVRGRASNLVFATLDEQLAPSQPYRTLFLRELILGGVIGPSFVVSSALTDADIDRTVEVVGNACKVYRQALDAQDVAAFLQGRPVKPVFRTYV
- a CDS encoding PIG-L deacetylase family protein — protein: MLPFQLGLIDGPVHLVALGAHPDDIEIGCGGTLLKLAESVPELTAEFVIATGTPLRLDEARRAAELFLPDCEVTVTSAELPDGRLPAYWNQTKELLEATARGSRRPDLVLAPSRTDAHQDHRLIAELAPTVWRDHLVLHYEIPKWDGDLSRPFLYVELTEEQLRDKIALLHKAYPSQVPHDWFDEEVFAGLARMRGMECRARYAEAFTTAKATLTW
- a CDS encoding polysaccharide pyruvyl transferase family protein codes for the protein MKVGLYGRLGGGNIGNDAMLDTVLEYLRNEQPQAVLDFMCEGPEEITERYGVPAVQLHWMQSRKPARSRLAQKALTLLRIPPAALIDTWRTARWVRQHDVVMIPGAGVLEATLPERPWELPYSMLVMALSGQLFGVRTGLVCVGGSRVRERAIRVLLRTAARVVDYRSFRDEYSLGVGRETGVAAAQDKAYADLAFGLPVPSDPLPEPKSVGVGVMSYYGSPSDRGRADEIHARYVDQMKQFVRLLVESGRSVRLLIGDRLDEGVADSIVADARTYWTGPGEPPVSYQPFTSFEELMQRVASVQTVVALRYHCVVAGLTVGRPTLALSYGGKHDALMAQMGLADFVQDVKALEVERLVEQVAALEADEDTIVKTLGERSDDCRARLDEQFRDLTAALFSQGTRSRR
- a CDS encoding dTDP-4-dehydrorhamnose 3,5-epimerase family protein; this translates as MEVVEVPGIAGALLFRPTPHRDERGFFSRTFDRDVVAKAGLDPDAFVQDSISRSRQGVVRGMHTRSGQGEAKLVRCSYGAVFDVVVDLRPASPTYRNRETFELTGDNQVTVYVPAGCAHGFQALTDPADVSYRIDRAHDPSEDVAIRFDDPDLDIPWPLPITLMSERDKAASTFALATARLT
- a CDS encoding class I SAM-dependent methyltransferase; the protein is MAEGTAPATDVRLADAPVTDVSATDVPVADVAEAEVVDVVDVVDSVGCRLCGAVLTRTFVDLGMSPPCESYLRADQLDSGETFYPLHVRICDNCLLVQLPAYVAADDVFSDYLYFSSYSTSWVEHARRFVVDMQERLDLGAESLIVEAASNDGYLLQHATALGIPVLGIEPAANIAEIANHKGIRTESYFLGEATGTDAASRHGKADLVVGNNVFAHVPDIVDFAKGLRALVKDDGLVSLEFPHLLRLIENRQYDTIYHEHYSYLTLKTAGLALEKAGLQIVDVQELQSHGGSLRVFSTPIETAGAPTEIVGKVLQDEADAGLHSVEGHAGFAAEVFAIKAELVTFLVEAARSGKSVAGYGAPGKGNTLLNHCGIREDLLPYTVDRSPHKHGMYLPGTHIPIFAPERLAETRPDYIVILPWNLRAEIVHQLGYAREWGAKFVVPIPRLEVI